One part of the Microbacterium aurugineum genome encodes these proteins:
- a CDS encoding DUF5979 domain-containing protein, which yields MSTTSRPVEHRLRRLLLALVAIFGLVGAGFAVPLAAQAVESSLRIDKRVDDLETQDSLQPGDEFTYTVDLVCDDVDCLNVVLTDTLPAEFAGFQFVGSSYTPSTLPLTATTTGCVEEGGVPVEVSDDCTVQVVFQQPVDGGIGLEAGGTLKLSVVLRAPLDLPADWAYNGDTVTNTATADWDNGPGDVPATIQDSADAVVTVETVIGVEASKSWLPESQQFDPGVTSTITMGAQNQSNVGADSLVIQEPTSAVDGATTLGADNPFRIVDFQGFGATSLPPAATTVQVDVYTYDEVAGTWSWQPGTPAATPALPAGTDPADVGGIRLTYAGGTVESDAAASTAFVVEQRETDRNDDSSLAGGDTVTNSITSTVNAPGGATESDVATAPYEIGPLTVDVLAGKTITPAELAAGGEASAELTATNTSNGPVQSLTISDVGFFDADMVFGGFPSGIDYPAGATGGTITWYIDGVPQSPVAFADGSSPVPPAGTVTGFVIEFTGQIPATTVATVDVAIEPGLSLVSEAAPTHQRTNTIDVTATNDVGTADSEASDDIGVYYPQIGVALDKQITPGGAVEPGNSVVASLTATTQTGVAQVDSTQIVVEDSWRDDQTDDFWNAFDIVAIAPTQVPPNTTATVEYQRPDGSWVTLATVSTGATAETFQMSRAEFAAALTPPDVPSDVTGIRFTFDNPDGFAQGFSVVPNLVFDARTDLRDGSGPTDPRDDPEDEQSAQVPTVYENEASAQSHGEVDGLPDGIDSDVVTDQDTIGVQTPATDEGVGIDANKRWVQTSDKTTDVDFLDAQSGAIVSTRNEWRTGTRGIDTLVLTDPATTPDSDPPGPASTVFQAFDLLSVDPVTLEDDPLLAWDDITEVWLFVDGAWTPIAAPGGSWMGADGFVGYTLTPEQTAGTTGVLMIYEPDDAARTASTDPTRPEPGSGLATSAVGQYRPTFLTWELRNVVRDETATADRWVSADETFNDPDPGIVWNSLRGDWTSAAGNGSDIEQDNITLIDQPPLVSVDKTVTPATVTIPESADVDPANYPNVTFDIEARNDSTARASYVRVTDPIPCVAGAADQCVSAPDAWADDPFDGADYDPDTNPYERVDVQSLSFTYPADQVDPDASTVTLWDRAADGTLSTRTLSLTDAGALATDALATVVGVSVVFHGIDPATEGGSIRAGEDLGIEIVTKVRQFERSDADQLVEPGTVANDVIAQSYDPVLTPSGNASTPSDTANDTVVLVSALLDATLAKSIDPDAILETELDDPVTVTLEATDGASTAATQQVTITDADADFWNGVQLAPDPALSTVLPAGADQVRVDALVGATWVEGAFAATAALPAGTDPAQILGLRAVFRNAAGEVFSRTAPPEDWTAQLAFDVVVLATQRDGSALVLPSALPNAATVVSERLDGLFADADADADAELAIDPGTHQIDVVKSQPGSSHVVSIGASLPWTLQFTNTGTGFLTIDQLEDTLPEYLDWDFSPPIYQTSAGGTLSTDVSALIDDTGKNVTFTWPDGGNRMSPGEVFTITVNLVLAPGLALDGFTTNTFVVTTEEELTACTNTSGNGEGTVPDLDPDQCGTTNYVQPSPGGSLAAYKYVKGEIYGDLVDGQVNLNNPDAACPLDPDGYTRTPCAAYTAVGATDDWRLSVVNSGTVGFETVSIVDPLPRIGDRLLATGGARNSTFDPVLLPESLAANVLPSGATLTLDVTTSASPCVGTGSNSAWFGDLLCETTATWVPVLSYTGAWEEVTGIRVTIDFTGTAQGAFAPGQVLALHYETQNVPESTAYPDLAPITVPDAGGFAWNQMGAVGTDAGGREYSVAPVQAGVTLLDGDLAVQKVVAGDADRAPDVFEFLVECTVAGVPLVLPDDGILSVSSASDLRTRLDGLPLGSVCQVSETGAVGAFGEDSRINDGQTVTITTPATEGAEPPFSQIAAITNVYPVLPPDPDPDQGGGGGLPSTGLDGPSASLFAGIGLLLLLAGGLLIGRRRFGTAQPADAMSGRRGIQQETRSR from the coding sequence ATGTCCACGACGTCTCGACCCGTTGAACACCGACTGCGCCGCCTCCTGCTCGCTCTCGTCGCGATCTTCGGACTCGTCGGGGCCGGGTTCGCCGTTCCCCTCGCCGCGCAGGCCGTGGAGTCGTCGCTGCGGATCGACAAGCGCGTCGACGATCTGGAAACGCAGGACAGTCTCCAACCCGGCGACGAGTTCACCTACACGGTCGACCTGGTCTGTGACGACGTGGACTGCCTCAACGTCGTTCTCACGGACACGCTGCCCGCCGAGTTCGCGGGCTTCCAGTTCGTCGGCTCCTCGTACACGCCCTCCACGCTCCCGTTGACCGCGACGACGACCGGGTGCGTCGAAGAAGGCGGCGTGCCGGTCGAGGTCAGCGACGACTGCACGGTCCAGGTCGTCTTCCAGCAGCCGGTGGACGGCGGGATCGGACTCGAAGCAGGCGGGACGTTGAAGCTGAGCGTCGTGCTGCGCGCGCCCCTGGATCTTCCGGCCGACTGGGCGTACAACGGCGACACCGTCACCAATACCGCGACCGCGGACTGGGACAACGGTCCCGGAGACGTTCCGGCGACCATCCAGGACAGTGCGGACGCCGTCGTCACGGTCGAGACGGTCATCGGCGTCGAAGCCAGCAAGAGCTGGTTGCCCGAATCCCAGCAGTTCGACCCGGGCGTGACCTCGACCATCACGATGGGTGCGCAGAACCAGTCGAACGTCGGGGCCGATTCGCTCGTGATCCAGGAGCCCACGAGCGCGGTGGACGGGGCGACGACGCTCGGCGCGGACAACCCCTTCCGCATCGTCGACTTCCAGGGATTCGGCGCGACGAGTCTGCCTCCTGCGGCCACCACGGTGCAGGTCGACGTCTACACGTACGACGAGGTCGCGGGGACCTGGAGCTGGCAGCCGGGCACGCCCGCCGCCACCCCGGCTCTTCCGGCAGGGACGGATCCGGCGGATGTCGGTGGTATCCGGCTGACGTACGCCGGGGGAACGGTCGAGTCCGACGCCGCCGCCTCGACGGCCTTCGTCGTGGAACAGCGCGAGACGGATCGCAACGACGACAGTTCGCTGGCGGGCGGCGACACGGTCACCAACAGCATCACCTCCACCGTGAACGCTCCCGGCGGCGCGACGGAGAGCGATGTCGCAACGGCTCCCTACGAGATCGGACCGCTGACCGTCGATGTTCTCGCGGGCAAGACGATCACCCCCGCCGAACTCGCTGCGGGCGGAGAGGCCTCGGCCGAGCTGACGGCGACGAACACGTCGAACGGCCCCGTGCAGAGCCTGACGATCTCCGACGTGGGCTTCTTCGACGCCGACATGGTCTTCGGTGGATTCCCGTCCGGGATCGATTACCCGGCAGGCGCCACCGGAGGCACGATCACCTGGTACATCGACGGAGTTCCGCAGTCGCCGGTCGCCTTCGCGGACGGCTCCTCCCCGGTACCGCCCGCGGGCACGGTCACCGGCTTCGTGATCGAGTTCACGGGGCAGATCCCGGCGACCACCGTCGCGACCGTCGATGTCGCCATCGAGCCCGGGCTGTCACTCGTCAGTGAGGCGGCACCGACGCATCAGCGCACGAACACGATCGACGTCACGGCGACGAACGACGTGGGAACCGCCGACAGCGAGGCGTCCGATGACATCGGGGTCTACTACCCGCAGATCGGCGTCGCGCTCGACAAGCAGATCACACCGGGAGGCGCGGTCGAGCCGGGCAACAGCGTCGTCGCCAGCTTGACCGCGACCACCCAGACCGGCGTCGCACAGGTCGATTCGACCCAGATCGTCGTCGAGGACTCCTGGCGCGACGACCAGACCGACGACTTCTGGAACGCCTTCGACATCGTGGCGATCGCGCCGACCCAGGTTCCGCCGAACACCACGGCCACCGTCGAGTACCAGCGTCCGGACGGTTCCTGGGTCACTCTCGCCACGGTCAGCACGGGCGCGACTGCGGAGACGTTCCAGATGAGCCGCGCGGAGTTCGCCGCCGCACTCACCCCACCCGACGTGCCCTCGGATGTCACGGGCATCCGCTTCACGTTCGACAACCCCGACGGGTTCGCGCAGGGGTTCAGCGTCGTGCCGAACCTGGTGTTCGATGCGCGGACCGATCTGCGCGACGGATCCGGCCCCACCGACCCCCGGGACGACCCGGAGGACGAACAGTCGGCACAGGTGCCCACCGTCTACGAGAACGAGGCCAGCGCGCAGAGCCACGGTGAGGTCGACGGTCTTCCGGACGGGATCGACAGCGATGTCGTCACCGATCAGGACACGATCGGCGTCCAGACCCCCGCCACGGACGAGGGCGTGGGCATCGACGCGAACAAGCGGTGGGTCCAGACGAGCGACAAGACCACGGATGTCGACTTCCTCGATGCGCAGTCCGGCGCGATCGTCTCGACGCGCAACGAGTGGCGGACCGGGACCAGGGGCATCGACACCCTCGTGCTCACCGATCCCGCCACCACCCCGGACTCGGATCCGCCCGGGCCGGCGAGCACCGTCTTCCAGGCCTTCGATCTGCTGAGCGTCGATCCGGTCACCCTCGAGGACGACCCGCTGCTCGCGTGGGATGACATCACCGAGGTCTGGCTGTTCGTGGACGGTGCATGGACCCCGATCGCCGCCCCCGGGGGCTCCTGGATGGGGGCGGACGGTTTCGTCGGCTACACCCTCACGCCGGAACAGACCGCCGGCACCACGGGTGTCCTGATGATCTATGAGCCGGACGATGCCGCACGGACCGCGAGCACGGATCCGACGAGACCCGAACCCGGCTCCGGACTGGCGACGTCGGCGGTCGGGCAGTACCGGCCGACCTTCCTCACCTGGGAGCTGCGCAACGTCGTCCGCGACGAGACCGCGACAGCGGACCGGTGGGTCAGCGCCGATGAGACGTTCAACGACCCCGACCCCGGCATCGTCTGGAACAGCCTGCGCGGCGACTGGACGTCGGCGGCGGGGAACGGGAGCGACATCGAGCAGGACAACATCACCCTCATCGACCAGCCTCCCCTCGTCTCGGTGGACAAGACGGTCACCCCCGCGACGGTGACGATTCCGGAGTCCGCCGACGTGGATCCCGCGAACTATCCGAACGTGACCTTCGACATCGAGGCGAGGAACGACAGCACGGCGCGCGCCTCCTACGTGCGGGTGACCGACCCGATCCCCTGTGTCGCCGGTGCGGCGGACCAGTGTGTGAGCGCACCGGATGCCTGGGCGGACGATCCGTTCGACGGTGCGGACTACGACCCGGACACCAACCCGTACGAGCGGGTCGACGTGCAGTCGCTCTCCTTCACCTACCCGGCGGACCAGGTCGACCCGGACGCCTCGACCGTCACCCTGTGGGACCGCGCGGCGGACGGGACGCTCAGCACCCGCACGCTCTCCCTCACCGACGCGGGAGCGCTCGCCACGGATGCGCTCGCGACGGTGGTCGGGGTCAGCGTCGTCTTCCACGGCATCGATCCGGCGACCGAGGGCGGCAGCATCCGTGCCGGCGAGGATCTGGGTATCGAGATCGTCACCAAGGTGCGACAGTTCGAGCGCTCGGATGCGGATCAGCTCGTCGAGCCCGGCACCGTCGCCAACGACGTCATCGCCCAGTCCTACGACCCCGTGCTGACGCCTTCCGGCAACGCCTCGACTCCGAGCGACACAGCGAACGACACGGTGGTCCTCGTCAGCGCTCTGCTCGACGCGACCCTCGCGAAGAGCATCGATCCGGATGCGATCCTCGAGACCGAGCTCGACGACCCCGTCACCGTGACGCTGGAGGCGACGGATGGCGCGTCGACCGCGGCCACCCAGCAGGTGACCATCACGGACGCCGACGCGGACTTCTGGAACGGCGTGCAGCTCGCGCCCGACCCGGCGCTGAGCACCGTGCTGCCCGCCGGCGCCGATCAGGTGCGGGTCGATGCACTCGTGGGCGCCACCTGGGTGGAAGGGGCGTTCGCGGCGACCGCGGCACTCCCCGCGGGCACGGACCCGGCGCAGATCCTCGGTCTCCGGGCGGTGTTCCGCAACGCCGCCGGCGAGGTCTTCTCACGAACGGCCCCTCCGGAGGACTGGACCGCGCAGCTCGCCTTCGACGTCGTCGTGCTGGCGACCCAGCGCGACGGATCCGCGCTCGTTCTTCCGTCCGCATTGCCGAACGCGGCGACGGTCGTGAGCGAGAGGCTCGATGGGCTGTTCGCCGACGCAGATGCCGACGCCGACGCCGAACTGGCGATCGACCCCGGGACGCACCAGATCGACGTCGTCAAGTCGCAGCCCGGATCGAGTCACGTCGTCTCCATCGGCGCGAGCCTCCCGTGGACGCTGCAGTTCACGAACACCGGGACCGGGTTCCTCACGATCGACCAGCTCGAGGACACGCTCCCCGAGTACCTCGATTGGGACTTCTCCCCTCCGATCTACCAGACCTCGGCAGGTGGAACGCTGTCGACCGACGTGTCCGCGTTGATCGACGACACCGGGAAGAACGTGACGTTCACCTGGCCGGACGGCGGGAACCGGATGTCGCCCGGTGAGGTCTTCACGATAACCGTGAACCTCGTGCTCGCTCCGGGACTCGCTCTCGACGGTTTCACGACCAACACGTTCGTCGTCACCACCGAGGAAGAGCTCACCGCGTGCACCAACACGTCCGGGAACGGCGAGGGCACGGTGCCCGACCTGGACCCCGATCAGTGCGGCACGACCAACTACGTGCAGCCGTCGCCGGGCGGATCCCTCGCCGCGTACAAGTACGTCAAGGGTGAGATCTACGGTGATCTGGTCGACGGTCAGGTCAACCTGAACAACCCCGACGCGGCCTGCCCGCTGGACCCCGACGGATACACCCGCACGCCGTGCGCTGCCTACACGGCGGTCGGCGCGACCGACGACTGGCGGCTGTCCGTCGTAAACAGCGGGACCGTCGGCTTCGAGACCGTGTCGATCGTGGATCCCCTGCCGCGCATCGGCGACCGGTTGCTCGCGACGGGTGGCGCACGCAACAGCACGTTCGACCCGGTGCTCCTTCCGGAGTCGCTCGCCGCGAACGTCCTCCCCAGCGGAGCGACCCTGACGCTGGATGTCACGACGTCCGCGTCGCCGTGCGTGGGGACCGGCTCGAACTCTGCGTGGTTCGGTGATCTGCTCTGTGAGACCACCGCCACCTGGGTGCCGGTGCTCTCGTACACGGGAGCGTGGGAGGAAGTCACCGGTATCCGGGTCACGATCGACTTCACGGGCACCGCCCAGGGGGCGTTCGCGCCGGGTCAGGTGCTCGCGCTGCACTACGAGACGCAGAACGTCCCGGAGTCGACCGCGTACCCGGACCTCGCTCCGATCACCGTTCCCGACGCCGGCGGCTTCGCGTGGAACCAGATGGGCGCCGTGGGGACGGATGCGGGCGGGCGGGAGTACTCCGTGGCCCCTGTGCAGGCCGGGGTGACGCTGTTGGACGGCGACCTCGCGGTGCAGAAGGTCGTGGCCGGTGACGCCGACCGCGCGCCGGATGTCTTCGAGTTCCTGGTCGAGTGCACGGTCGCCGGGGTCCCGCTGGTGCTGCCGGACGACGGCATCCTCAGCGTCTCGAGCGCGAGCGACCTGCGCACGCGTCTGGACGGACTTCCTCTCGGGTCGGTGTGTCAGGTCTCCGAGACCGGAGCTGTCGGCGCGTTCGGAGAGGATTCCCGGATCAACGACGGACAGACCGTGACGATCACCACGCCCGCCACGGAGGGAGCGGAACCGCCGTTCTCGCAGATCGCCGCGATCACGAACGTGTATCCGGTCCTGCCTCCGGATCCGGATCCGGATCAGGGAGGTGGCGGTGGCTTGCCGTCGACGGGTCTCGATGGGCCTTCCGCGTCTCTGTTCGCCGGGATCGGGCTGTTGCTCCTCCTCGCGGGCGGACTTCTGATCGGTCGGCGGCGCTTCGGTACCGCTCAGCCCGCGGACGCGATGAGCGGTCGTCGCGGGATCCAACAGGAGACCCGGTCGCGGTAG